From Aerosticca soli, a single genomic window includes:
- a CDS encoding PIN domain-containing protein: MRHSPFTAVYDACVLYPAPLRDFLMWLGLSGRFRARWSQAIHEEWKRNLLINRPDLTRVQVDRTSDLMDRAIPDGLVEGYEALVAGLTLPDPDDRHVLAAAIRCGASVIVTFNERDFPNDLLAPYGIESQHPDEFVDNLLDLDAAAVVSAAQRQRAQLKHPPIEVDRYLEILLRQGLVQTTKVLATYRTIL, encoded by the coding sequence ATGAGGCATTCCCCATTCACCGCCGTCTACGACGCGTGCGTTCTATATCCCGCGCCACTGCGGGATTTCCTGATGTGGCTCGGCCTGTCTGGCCGCTTCCGGGCGCGGTGGAGCCAAGCCATTCATGAGGAGTGGAAACGCAACCTGTTGATCAACCGCCCCGATCTCACCCGGGTTCAGGTCGACAGGACGTCGGATCTCATGGACCGGGCAATTCCGGACGGCTTGGTGGAGGGCTACGAAGCGCTCGTGGCAGGCCTGACATTGCCCGATCCGGACGACCGGCACGTCCTGGCTGCGGCGATTCGCTGCGGTGCGAGCGTGATTGTGACGTTCAACGAACGGGATTTCCCGAACGATCTGCTGGCTCCGTACGGCATCGAATCGCAGCACCCCGATGAGTTTGTGGACAACCTACTGGATCTGGACGCGGCCGCCGTGGTGTCGGCTGCGCAGCGCCAGCGTGCCCAACTCAAGCATCCGCCGATCGAGGTGGACCGCTATCTCGAAATCCTGCTGCGCCAGGGCCTTGTGCAAACGACCAAGGTGCTGGCGACCTATCGCACCATTCTCTGA
- a CDS encoding TIGR03749 family integrating conjugative element protein: protein MKHPVLALLGLLAVAAAPVAQAVEILRWERMPLAVPLKVGQERIVFIDRNVRVGVPAGVGKRLRVQSAGGAVYLRASEPIEPTRLQLQDADTGALILLDIAAEPPKDGEAELEPVRIVEGDSAPGRYGEQADSAEAPARAQGQAGARTARRETPVPVVLTRFAAQNLYAPLRTVEPLPGVMRVNLPRDLDLDTLMPTLPVRAAVLASWRLEDQWVTAVRLTNTGADWVALDPRVLQGDFLTATFQHEALGPRGTTEDTTVLYLVTRGRGLAQSLLPAIHRFDPAVHLPQPDGDENAKEARHAQ from the coding sequence ATGAAGCATCCTGTACTCGCGCTGCTGGGGCTACTGGCCGTGGCCGCGGCACCCGTCGCCCAGGCGGTGGAGATCCTGCGTTGGGAACGCATGCCACTGGCAGTGCCGCTGAAGGTCGGTCAGGAACGCATCGTATTCATCGACCGGAACGTGCGCGTGGGCGTGCCCGCAGGCGTGGGCAAACGCCTGCGCGTGCAGAGTGCGGGCGGCGCGGTGTACCTGCGTGCCAGCGAGCCGATCGAGCCCACGCGGTTGCAACTGCAGGACGCCGACACGGGCGCGCTGATCCTGCTGGACATCGCAGCCGAACCGCCCAAGGACGGGGAAGCCGAGCTGGAGCCGGTGCGCATCGTCGAGGGTGACAGCGCACCGGGACGCTATGGCGAGCAGGCCGACAGTGCCGAGGCCCCGGCACGCGCCCAGGGCCAGGCAGGTGCGCGGACCGCGCGGCGCGAAACTCCGGTCCCTGTCGTGCTGACGCGCTTCGCCGCGCAGAACCTCTACGCACCGCTGCGCACCGTCGAGCCGCTTCCGGGCGTCATGCGGGTCAACCTTCCCCGCGACCTCGACCTGGACACACTGATGCCAACGCTGCCGGTGCGCGCGGCCGTGCTCGCGTCGTGGCGCCTGGAAGACCAATGGGTGACTGCCGTGCGCCTCACCAACACCGGCGCCGACTGGGTCGCGCTCGACCCGCGCGTGCTGCAAGGCGATTTCCTCACCGCCACCTTCCAGCACGAGGCGCTGGGCCCGCGCGGCACGACCGAGGACACGACCGTGCTGTACCTGGTCACGCGCGGCCGCGGCCTCGCGCAGTCGCTGCTGCCGGCGATTCACCGCTTCGACCCTGCCGTGCATCTGCCGCAGCCGGACGGCGACGAGAACGCCAAGGAGGCCCGCCATGCGCAGTAA
- a CDS encoding TIGR03751 family conjugal transfer lipoprotein produces MPLNLTNLARGLALALAVAVLAGCATSKEKLLTHGDRTMMDIWQQEAGDGGGAAGRNAGRQLLDARQSLRRPLTDADVQAAPVEQMRYTRTARNEVHRQFQRLPNPDLVMYVYPHLAGTDPVPVPGYTTVFPLYQRVQYAMPGERTEDY; encoded by the coding sequence ATGCCCTTGAACTTGACTAACCTGGCCCGTGGCCTAGCACTGGCCCTCGCCGTCGCGGTGCTCGCCGGCTGCGCCACCAGCAAGGAAAAGCTGTTGACCCACGGTGACCGCACGATGATGGACATCTGGCAGCAGGAGGCCGGCGACGGCGGTGGCGCAGCCGGACGGAACGCCGGCCGCCAGTTGCTCGATGCGCGCCAGAGCCTGCGTCGGCCCCTGACCGACGCCGACGTGCAGGCCGCACCTGTCGAGCAGATGCGCTACACGCGCACCGCGCGCAATGAGGTTCACCGCCAGTTCCAGCGTCTGCCCAATCCCGATCTCGTGATGTACGTGTACCCGCACCTGGCCGGCACCGACCCCGTTCCCGTGCCGGGCTACACGACGGTTTTCCCCTTGTACCAGCGCGTGCAGTACGCGATGCCTGGCGAGAGGACGGAGGACTACTGA
- a CDS encoding DsbA family protein, whose protein sequence is MEQKRPSIPMQVQAFRRRRWRLSWPWVLAAVLVALLLIWLVSRYSGKSTPQTSTPVSVTQVAGPPWQMGNPEGRFTLTLYADLECPFCRSYFPVLKRWVAGNADVALQWHHLPLAAHEPAASAEASLAECAGESGGHAAFWQAVEWVYAHTRSDGQGLPEDLRYPDLTPAIEQCLASERPEAPIRTQTAEATSSGVTATPSLRLHDRETGKAILLQGPIEGDALLSAMDMLAAGDPAATPTTSEMPADVVGDMPR, encoded by the coding sequence ATGGAACAGAAACGCCCATCCATTCCGATGCAGGTACAGGCGTTCCGCCGTCGGCGCTGGAGGCTCAGCTGGCCCTGGGTGTTGGCCGCCGTGCTGGTAGCGCTGCTGCTGATCTGGCTCGTGTCCCGCTATTCTGGCAAGTCCACTCCCCAGACTTCAACGCCGGTCAGCGTGACGCAGGTGGCCGGGCCTCCGTGGCAGATGGGAAATCCGGAAGGGCGTTTCACGCTGACGCTCTACGCGGACCTCGAATGCCCGTTCTGCCGATCCTATTTCCCAGTGCTCAAGCGTTGGGTGGCCGGCAACGCGGACGTGGCCTTGCAATGGCACCACCTCCCGTTGGCCGCGCATGAGCCGGCCGCGTCTGCCGAAGCGAGCCTGGCGGAGTGCGCCGGCGAATCTGGCGGCCATGCCGCCTTCTGGCAGGCTGTCGAGTGGGTCTATGCCCACACGCGCAGCGACGGCCAGGGCTTGCCCGAGGACCTGCGGTACCCCGACCTTACGCCAGCCATCGAGCAGTGTCTGGCGAGCGAACGGCCCGAGGCGCCGATCCGCACCCAGACGGCGGAAGCCACGAGCAGCGGCGTGACCGCCACGCCGTCGCTGCGGCTGCACGATCGCGAAACCGGCAAGGCGATCCTACTGCAGGGTCCGATCGAGGGCGATGCCTTGCTGTCGGCCATGGACATGCTCGCGGCCGGCGATCCCGCCGCCACACCTACTACATCGGAAATGCCTGCCGACGTCGTCGGCGACATGCCCAGGTAG
- a CDS encoding TIGR03745 family integrating conjugative element membrane protein — translation MHNRNLTSRFAQRAAVALGAAALPALSFAQGLPQLENPTRGTGNGIMETIRNYGYDIIMLVALLVVASMFIGVCYHAYGTYAEIHTGRKTWGQFGLTVAIGAVLLVIGIWLLTEATGIL, via the coding sequence ATGCACAACCGCAACCTCACTTCCCGTTTTGCCCAGCGCGCCGCCGTGGCCCTGGGCGCCGCCGCGCTGCCCGCACTGTCGTTCGCGCAAGGTCTGCCGCAGTTGGAGAACCCGACGCGCGGCACCGGCAACGGCATCATGGAGACCATCCGCAACTACGGCTACGACATCATCATGCTCGTGGCCCTGCTGGTGGTGGCGTCGATGTTCATCGGCGTCTGCTACCACGCCTACGGCACCTACGCGGAGATCCACACCGGCCGCAAGACGTGGGGCCAATTCGGCCTCACGGTCGCCATCGGCGCCGTGCTGCTCGTGATCGGCATCTGGCTGCTCACCGAAGCCACCGGCATCCTGTAA
- a CDS encoding TIGR03750 family conjugal transfer protein — MSEQQHVRADGTVTFLPHRLNRHPVVVRGLTADELWICCGLSGAAGLLVGAPLSWVFRTIAIAPTFVVLGVALGVFIGGGILRRLKRGRPDTWLYRQLQWRIATRHPLMAGWVGGHVLISRSGFWSTRRSMR, encoded by the coding sequence ATGTCCGAGCAGCAGCACGTCCGTGCGGACGGGACGGTCACGTTCCTTCCGCACCGGCTCAACCGCCATCCCGTGGTCGTGCGCGGCCTCACCGCCGACGAGCTGTGGATCTGCTGCGGCCTGTCCGGCGCGGCCGGCCTGCTGGTCGGCGCGCCGCTTTCGTGGGTGTTCCGCACGATCGCCATCGCACCGACGTTCGTTGTCCTGGGCGTGGCCTTGGGCGTGTTCATCGGCGGCGGCATCCTGCGCCGCCTCAAGCGTGGGCGCCCCGACACCTGGCTGTATCGACAGTTGCAGTGGCGCATCGCAACGCGCCATCCGCTGATGGCCGGCTGGGTGGGCGGCCACGTGCTGATCTCGCGCTCGGGCTTCTGGTCCACCCGCAGGAGCATGCGATGA
- a CDS encoding RAQPRD family integrative conjugative element protein, translating into MVASIWLRAAHRGVPTFFVTALVLGQSPMALAESPAQRQELVAALRQLDALERTVADSAAHAPIQPGERYHFDYPRLLADLARVRAGIQFHLTPSRAQPRDPSELAGDYRTERAASPSPKTTAEGEQ; encoded by the coding sequence ATGGTGGCTTCGATCTGGCTGCGCGCCGCGCATCGCGGCGTGCCCACTTTTTTCGTGACGGCCCTCGTGCTGGGCCAGTCCCCGATGGCATTGGCCGAGTCCCCGGCGCAGCGCCAGGAGTTGGTCGCCGCGCTGCGCCAGCTCGACGCGCTGGAACGCACCGTCGCGGACAGCGCCGCGCATGCCCCCATCCAGCCGGGCGAGCGCTACCACTTCGATTACCCACGGCTGCTGGCTGACCTGGCGCGCGTGCGCGCCGGCATCCAGTTCCACCTGACGCCATCACGCGCTCAGCCGCGCGACCCCTCCGAACTGGCCGGCGACTACCGCACCGAGCGGGCCGCTTCGCCATCGCCGAAGACGACTGCGGAGGGCGAGCAATGA
- a CDS encoding TIGR03758 family integrating conjugative element protein — MNGAQVSAFQANSGIAPSAMATVLVGVVFAVLLVWGVWAIRTAYVGWSESRLNQRQFLGVCIRFVAMYLVLSFFLLS, encoded by the coding sequence ATGAACGGCGCCCAGGTCTCGGCATTTCAAGCCAACAGCGGTATCGCGCCTTCCGCGATGGCGACCGTCCTGGTCGGCGTCGTGTTCGCGGTCCTGCTCGTGTGGGGCGTCTGGGCCATCCGAACGGCCTATGTGGGGTGGTCCGAGAGCCGCCTCAACCAGCGCCAGTTCCTCGGCGTCTGCATCCGCTTCGTCGCGATGTACCTCGTCCTGAGTTTCTTCCTCCTGTCCTGA
- a CDS encoding PFL_4703 family integrating conjugative element protein: protein MSRFKNEIAHLQAHIKTLRLGAGALVIVALVMGGGWWSAPRDLTIHVPPDLRSGSTRKWWEVPPESVYAFTFYVFQTLNRWPTNGEEDYSRNLHTLSPYLTPSCQAFLRADYDYRRSTGELRQRVRGIYEIPGRGYGDDPTARVRTVSDRDWVVTLDITADEYYGAEQVKRALVRYPIKVTRVDVDPARNPFGLALDCYEGAPQRISAPEPARPAPSDLNPQAPQGGNTP from the coding sequence ATGAGCCGCTTCAAGAACGAGATCGCCCACCTGCAGGCGCACATCAAGACCTTGCGCCTGGGCGCGGGCGCGCTGGTCATTGTCGCCCTGGTCATGGGCGGCGGCTGGTGGAGCGCGCCGCGCGACCTGACCATCCACGTCCCGCCCGACCTGCGCTCTGGCAGTACCCGCAAGTGGTGGGAAGTGCCGCCCGAATCGGTCTATGCGTTCACGTTCTACGTGTTCCAGACGCTGAACCGCTGGCCGACCAATGGCGAAGAAGACTACTCGCGCAACCTCCATACGCTCTCGCCGTACCTCACCCCGTCCTGCCAGGCCTTCCTGCGGGCGGACTATGACTACCGCCGCTCCACGGGCGAGCTGCGTCAGCGCGTGCGCGGCATCTACGAGATTCCCGGCCGCGGCTATGGCGACGACCCCACGGCGCGCGTGCGCACCGTATCCGATCGCGACTGGGTGGTGACGCTGGACATCACGGCGGACGAGTACTACGGCGCCGAGCAGGTCAAACGCGCCCTGGTGCGCTATCCGATCAAGGTCACGCGGGTGGACGTCGATCCCGCCCGCAACCCGTTCGGCCTGGCGCTGGACTGCTACGAAGGCGCGCCCCAGCGCATCAGTGCACCGGAGCCGGCGCGCCCGGCGCCGAGTGACCTGAATCCGCAAGCGCCTCAAGGAGGAAACACCCCATGA
- a CDS encoding TIGR03752 family integrating conjugative element protein — MRSNGLLKWLMIPVAILVLFAGIRLFSGGGGTAPPVADNGAQLTPEEMKALGIEGDTPRDTVATLVAQVKQLRTELQTALSDNKSQREENQRLRQRENSIDQRINSALESERSNLRRDQEQAASARQQTEGLLADLQRRLDSIGGRGGGHADLPVGLGLQGGDEAGMEGGVRWVEPDDAKPAEGRNGGRGASGGMSFPTSFGPAQSTLETTAETVANAGARAAGVKNAKPVYTVPTNSTLMGSVAMTALIGRVPIDGTVNDPYPFKVLVGPDNLTANGIDIPDVAGAVFSGTASGDWTLSCVRGQVRSITFVFNDGTIRTIPEDREGNQQNNQQRDGLGWISDPHGIPCVSGERRSNAQQYLGSQALITAAGAGVASLIESGSGRMSYVGSDGSIGTVGITGQEAVGQILAGGVRDMSAWVNKLYGQAFAAVYVQPGAKVAVHLEKPLAIDFDPEGRKVDHRAGESHALELD; from the coding sequence ATGCGCAGTAACGGCCTGCTCAAGTGGCTGATGATCCCTGTCGCCATCCTGGTGCTGTTCGCCGGTATCCGGCTGTTCTCGGGTGGAGGCGGCACGGCGCCACCCGTGGCGGACAACGGCGCCCAGCTCACGCCCGAGGAAATGAAGGCGCTGGGCATCGAAGGCGACACCCCGCGCGACACCGTGGCGACGCTCGTTGCCCAAGTGAAGCAGTTGCGCACCGAGCTTCAGACCGCGCTCTCGGACAACAAGTCGCAGCGTGAAGAGAACCAGCGGCTGCGCCAGCGCGAGAACTCCATCGACCAGCGCATCAACTCGGCGCTCGAATCCGAGCGGTCCAACCTGCGCCGCGACCAAGAGCAGGCGGCCAGCGCGCGCCAGCAGACCGAAGGGCTGCTCGCCGACCTGCAGCGGCGCCTGGACAGCATCGGCGGGCGCGGCGGCGGCCATGCGGACCTGCCCGTGGGCCTGGGGCTGCAGGGCGGCGACGAGGCCGGCATGGAGGGCGGCGTGCGGTGGGTCGAGCCGGACGACGCAAAGCCCGCCGAGGGGCGCAACGGGGGGCGTGGCGCGAGCGGCGGCATGAGCTTCCCCACGAGCTTCGGCCCGGCGCAGAGCACGCTCGAAACCACCGCTGAAACCGTGGCCAACGCGGGCGCCCGCGCCGCCGGGGTCAAGAATGCCAAGCCGGTCTATACCGTGCCGACCAACTCGACGCTAATGGGATCGGTGGCGATGACGGCCCTGATCGGCCGCGTGCCGATCGACGGCACGGTCAACGATCCCTATCCGTTCAAAGTTCTGGTCGGGCCGGACAACCTGACCGCCAATGGCATCGACATTCCCGACGTGGCCGGCGCCGTGTTCAGCGGCACCGCCTCGGGCGACTGGACGCTCTCGTGCGTGCGAGGTCAGGTGCGCAGCATCACGTTCGTCTTCAACGACGGCACGATTCGCACGATCCCCGAAGACCGCGAGGGCAACCAGCAGAACAACCAACAGCGCGACGGCTTGGGCTGGATCAGCGATCCCCACGGCATTCCTTGCGTCAGCGGCGAGCGGCGCAGCAACGCCCAGCAATACCTCGGCTCGCAGGCCCTGATCACCGCGGCCGGTGCCGGTGTGGCCTCGCTCATCGAGAGTGGCAGCGGCCGCATGTCCTATGTCGGCTCGGACGGCTCCATCGGCACCGTGGGCATCACCGGCCAAGAAGCGGTCGGCCAGATTCTCGCGGGCGGTGTCCGGGACATGTCGGCCTGGGTCAACAAGCTCTACGGCCAAGCCTTCGCCGCCGTCTATGTCCAACCCGGCGCCAAGGTTGCCGTCCACCTCGAAAAGCCGCTCGCCATCGACTTCGATCCCGAAGGCCGCAAGGTCGATCACCGCGCAGGAGAAAGCCATGCCCTTGAACTTGACTAA
- a CDS encoding AAA family ATPase, which translates to MTKNPSSDATLPKGIHRSWKLPDTSLGALWDSIVMDEALKKQLLSQAIVNFTVRPKVERTVLPLHGVILLVGPPGTGKTSLARGLAHRVAESFSSAKFRLLEVEPHTLTSSAMGKTQRAVADLFSQSIAESAAAGPTIVLLDEVETLAADRAKLSLEANPVDVHRATDAVLVQLDMLAERNPHLLFVATSNFPQAVDSAFLSRCDMVMEVPLPGKDACKQILVDCLNGLAKTFPGIGKLSSAHQFDACAGECVGLDGRAIRKVVANALAADPQVAIDPNKLSVEHLRSAIRQATQMRLQGGKQK; encoded by the coding sequence ATGACCAAGAATCCTTCATCAGACGCCACTTTGCCGAAAGGCATCCATCGAAGCTGGAAGCTGCCGGACACGTCGCTGGGCGCCCTGTGGGATTCCATCGTCATGGACGAAGCTCTCAAGAAGCAGTTGCTGTCACAGGCGATCGTCAACTTCACGGTGCGCCCCAAGGTGGAGCGCACGGTACTCCCCCTGCACGGCGTGATCTTGTTGGTCGGCCCGCCGGGGACTGGGAAGACCTCCTTGGCACGGGGCTTGGCGCATCGTGTGGCCGAATCTTTTTCTTCTGCGAAGTTTCGATTGCTGGAAGTAGAGCCTCACACGCTGACGAGCTCTGCAATGGGAAAGACTCAACGCGCCGTGGCAGACCTGTTCTCGCAATCGATCGCAGAATCCGCAGCGGCGGGCCCGACGATCGTCCTTCTGGACGAGGTCGAAACGCTTGCGGCTGATCGAGCCAAGCTCAGCCTGGAAGCCAACCCGGTTGATGTGCACCGGGCCACCGACGCGGTGTTGGTGCAGTTGGACATGTTGGCCGAACGCAACCCGCATCTGCTGTTCGTGGCCACCAGCAACTTCCCACAGGCCGTCGACAGTGCCTTCCTATCTCGTTGCGACATGGTGATGGAGGTGCCACTGCCCGGCAAGGATGCCTGCAAGCAGATCCTGGTGGACTGCCTGAATGGCCTGGCAAAGACATTTCCGGGGATTGGCAAGCTTTCCTCGGCTCACCAGTTCGACGCGTGCGCTGGCGAGTGCGTCGGATTGGATGGTCGGGCCATTCGCAAGGTCGTAGCCAACGCCCTCGCGGCCGACCCGCAAGTGGCTATCGATCCGAACAAGCTTTCCGTAGAGCACCTGCGCAGTGCGATACGACAGGCAACGCAAATGCGCCTTCAAGGAGGGAAGCAAAAATGA
- a CDS encoding helix-turn-helix domain-containing protein yields MTTATAQSKMTLPAAGEVKAAVQGQRALAAYLATQFETQHIQIFDDHKQAHQVELPTSALRLLVDILAELADGNAVKVVPVHAELTTQEAADLLNVSRPHFVKLLEDGVLAFHRTGKHRRVRFADLMQYKEARERASEQAMAELAQQSQELGMGYE; encoded by the coding sequence ATGACCACCGCCACTGCCCAATCCAAGATGACCCTTCCCGCCGCGGGAGAGGTGAAGGCAGCCGTCCAGGGTCAACGTGCCTTGGCGGCTTACCTCGCAACCCAGTTCGAGACGCAGCACATCCAGATCTTTGATGACCACAAACAGGCTCATCAGGTGGAACTGCCTACCTCGGCTTTACGCCTGCTGGTCGACATCCTGGCCGAGTTGGCCGATGGCAATGCAGTAAAGGTGGTGCCCGTCCATGCAGAGCTGACGACCCAAGAGGCGGCGGACTTGCTCAACGTGTCCCGTCCCCATTTCGTCAAGCTGCTCGAAGATGGGGTGTTGGCATTTCATCGCACCGGCAAGCACCGCAGGGTGAGGTTCGCCGATCTGATGCAGTACAAGGAAGCGCGCGAGCGCGCCAGTGAGCAGGCGATGGCCGAACTCGCTCAGCAGTCGCAAGAGTTGGGAATGGGATACGAATGA
- a CDS encoding conjugative transfer ATPase, which yields MRWKLPWPKLAAVSAEDTAADEQPDGWQRHVEALQQAGIPAPGAAVQGRKPATVADEQALYDVAPSFVELLPWVEFLPESKSMLLEDGQSVAAFYELVPLGTEGREPGWLAHARDALENALQDSFDELDENPWVLQLYAQDEPSFDQYMQTLRDYVQPRARGSAFTEFYLRFFGHHLRAVAKPGGLFEDTVVTRLRWRGQTRRVRMVVYRRASGQGQANRRGQTPEQMLGIVCDRLCGGLANAGIQARRMVAADVHDWLLRWFNPRPTLLGPGVEDRERFYALARYPDSTEESEAGEIELASGRDFSQRLFFGQPRSDVAQGAWYFDGMPHRVLITDRLRMPPGTGHLTGETRKGDAINTLFDQMPEDTLMCLTMVATPQDVLESDLNHLAKKAVGETLASEQTLKDVHEARSLIGSAHKLYRGTLAFYLRGRDEAELDRRGLDLANVMLNAGLQPVREDDEVAPLNSYLRWLPCCYNPGKDRRRWYTQLMFAQHAANLSPVWGRAQGTGHPGITMFNRGGGPITFDPLNRLDRQMNAHLFLFGPTGSGKSATLNNLLNQVTAIYRPRLFIVEAGNSFGLFSDFARRLGLTVNRVKLAPGSGISLAPFADARRLIETPSDVQTLDADALDEDLPPDASAMEADEQRDVLGELEITARLMITGGEDKEEARMTRADRSLIRQCILDAAEHCVAEKRTVLTRDVRNALRARGQDPTLPEMRRVRLLEMADAMDMFCQGTDGEMFDRDGTPWPEADITLVDLATYAREGYNAQLSIAYISLISTVNNIAERDQYLGRPIVNVTDEGHIITKNPLLAPYVVKITKMWRKLGAWFWLATQNIDDLPRAAEPMLNMIEWWVCLSMPPDEVEKIARFRELSPAQKALMLSARKEAGKFTEGVILSKSMEVLFRAVPPSLYLALAQTEPEEKAERYQLMQQHGVSELDAAFKVAEKIDRARGIESPTLDLP from the coding sequence ATGCGGTGGAAACTTCCATGGCCGAAGCTGGCTGCCGTCAGCGCCGAAGACACCGCCGCCGACGAGCAGCCGGACGGCTGGCAGCGCCACGTCGAGGCCTTGCAGCAAGCCGGCATCCCCGCACCCGGCGCCGCGGTCCAGGGCCGCAAGCCGGCGACCGTGGCCGACGAGCAGGCGCTGTACGACGTCGCACCGTCCTTCGTGGAACTGCTGCCCTGGGTGGAGTTCTTGCCCGAGTCGAAATCGATGCTCCTGGAGGACGGCCAATCGGTGGCCGCCTTCTACGAGCTGGTGCCGCTGGGCACCGAAGGCCGGGAACCCGGCTGGCTCGCGCATGCCCGCGACGCCCTGGAAAACGCGCTTCAGGACAGCTTCGATGAACTGGACGAGAACCCGTGGGTGCTCCAGCTCTATGCCCAGGACGAACCGAGCTTCGACCAGTACATGCAGACCTTGCGCGATTACGTGCAGCCACGTGCGCGCGGCTCGGCGTTCACCGAGTTCTACCTGCGCTTCTTCGGCCACCACCTGCGCGCTGTGGCCAAGCCCGGCGGCCTGTTCGAGGACACGGTGGTCACGCGGCTGCGCTGGCGCGGCCAGACGCGGCGCGTGCGCATGGTGGTGTACCGCCGCGCGAGCGGACAGGGACAGGCAAACCGCCGCGGCCAGACACCCGAGCAGATGCTGGGCATCGTCTGCGACCGCCTGTGCGGCGGCCTGGCGAACGCCGGCATCCAGGCCCGGCGCATGGTCGCGGCCGACGTCCACGACTGGCTGCTGCGGTGGTTCAACCCGCGCCCCACGCTGCTCGGGCCTGGGGTGGAGGACCGGGAGCGCTTCTACGCGTTGGCGCGCTATCCGGACAGTACCGAGGAAAGCGAGGCCGGCGAGATCGAGCTGGCGAGCGGGCGGGATTTCAGCCAGCGGCTGTTCTTTGGGCAGCCGCGCTCGGACGTGGCGCAAGGGGCCTGGTACTTCGACGGCATGCCGCACCGCGTGCTGATCACCGACCGGCTGCGCATGCCGCCCGGCACCGGGCACCTGACCGGCGAGACCCGCAAGGGGGACGCGATCAACACGCTGTTCGACCAGATGCCCGAGGACACCTTGATGTGTCTCACCATGGTGGCCACGCCGCAGGACGTCCTCGAATCGGACCTCAACCATCTGGCGAAGAAAGCTGTGGGCGAGACGCTGGCGTCGGAGCAGACGCTCAAGGACGTGCATGAAGCCCGCTCCCTGATCGGCAGCGCGCACAAGCTCTACCGGGGCACTCTGGCGTTCTACCTACGCGGGCGCGACGAGGCGGAACTGGATCGGCGCGGCCTGGACCTCGCGAACGTGATGCTCAACGCCGGCCTGCAGCCGGTGCGCGAGGACGACGAGGTGGCGCCGCTCAACAGCTACCTGCGCTGGCTGCCGTGCTGCTACAACCCCGGCAAGGACCGGCGCCGGTGGTACACGCAACTGATGTTCGCCCAGCACGCGGCGAACCTGTCGCCAGTATGGGGCCGCGCCCAGGGCACGGGGCATCCCGGCATCACGATGTTCAATCGCGGCGGCGGCCCGATTACGTTCGACCCCTTGAACAGGTTGGATCGGCAGATGAATGCCCATCTGTTTCTATTTGGCCCCACCGGCTCGGGGAAGTCCGCCACGCTCAACAACCTGCTGAACCAGGTGACGGCCATCTACCGGCCGCGGCTTTTCATCGTGGAAGCCGGCAACAGCTTCGGCCTGTTCAGCGACTTCGCCAGGCGCCTGGGCCTGACCGTGAACCGGGTCAAGCTGGCCCCCGGATCGGGCATCAGCCTGGCGCCGTTCGCCGACGCACGCCGGCTGATCGAAACGCCCAGCGACGTACAGACGCTCGATGCCGACGCGCTGGACGAAGACCTGCCCCCCGATGCCTCGGCCATGGAAGCGGACGAGCAGCGCGACGTGCTGGGCGAACTGGAGATCACAGCGCGGCTGATGATCACGGGCGGCGAAGACAAGGAAGAAGCGCGGATGACGCGGGCCGACCGCTCGCTGATCCGCCAGTGCATCCTCGACGCCGCCGAACATTGCGTGGCCGAAAAGCGCACCGTGCTCACGCGCGACGTGCGCAACGCGCTGCGCGCCCGTGGCCAGGACCCGACGCTGCCCGAGATGCGGCGCGTGCGGCTGCTGGAGATGGCGGACGCGATGGACATGTTCTGCCAAGGCACGGACGGCGAGATGTTCGACCGTGACGGCACGCCGTGGCCCGAGGCCGACATCACGCTGGTCGATCTGGCGACCTATGCCCGCGAGGGCTACAACGCGCAGCTCTCCATCGCCTACATCAGCCTGATCAGCACGGTGAACAACATCGCCGAGCGCGACCAGTACCTGGGCCGGCCGATCGTCAACGTGACCGACGAAGGTCACATCATCACCAAGAACCCGCTGCTCGCGCCCTATGTCGTGAAAATTACAAAAATGTGGCGCAAGTTGGGCGCCTGGTTCTGGCTGGCGACGCAAAACATCGACGATCTGCCGCGCGCCGCAGAGCCCATGCTCAACATGATCGAGTGGTGGGTGTGCCTGTCGATGCCGCCGGACGAAGTGGAGAAGATCGCCAGGTTCCGCGAACTCTCGCCGGCGCAGAAGGCGCTGATGCTCTCCGCACGCAAGGAAGCGGGCAAGTTCACCGAGGGCGTCATCCTCTCCAAGAGCATGGAAGTGCTGTTCCGCGCCGTGCCGCCAAGTCTCTACCTCGCGCTCGCGCAAACCGAGCCCGAGGAGAAGGCAGAACGCTACCAGCTCATGCAGCAGCACGGCGTCAGCGAGCTGGATGCCGCCTTCAAGGTGGCTGAGAAGATCGACCGGGCACGTGGCATCGAGTCGCCGACCCTGGACCTGCCCTGA